CGGCAGTGTGCTATTCAGCATCGGCAGATATTTTCCGGCAGGCAATATACTGATGAGATTAGATTCGCTTAGTGCTTTTTTTATTTTATTTTCCTTTAGCGTATTCTTTTACATTTCTCTATATCAGATAAAATATATTGAAAGATTTAAAGAAAAAATTAATCTGTCAAGTTTTACTTTTTTATTTGGGATTATGCTTTTAAGCGTTTATTTTACGCTGTTTTCATTTAATGCCTTCATTTTTATGATAAGCTGGGAAGTAATGGCTGTGTCTTCCTATCTTCTGGTGCTTGGCAAACATTATATTAAGGGCACCGTTAAAGCCGGTTTTTTGATGTCGACGATTATGGAATTCGGCGGTATGCTAATAATCGCCGCTATTATGCTTCTATATGTCCATTCCGGAAGTTTTAATCTGTTCGGCATGAGAGATATTGTTATTGCACCGGAACTTAAGGATGTTATATTCCTGCTATTTTTATTCGGTTTCGGAGCAAAAATAGGCATAGTGCCTCTGCACATCTGGCTACCGGAAGCGCATCCGGCTTCTTTATCGGGGGTTTCCGCAATTTTAAGCGGCGTTTTAACGTCTGCAGGCGTATACGGGGTTATGAGATTCGGTCTGTATGTGCTGCATCCGGTAAATACGGCATTATTTTTAGGAACCGTAACTATCGTTATAGCTGTATTGACTATGTTTTTCGGGGTAGTATATATGGCTCAGACCCATGATTTAAAAGTTTTATTGTCGTATTCGACCGTTGAAAATATGGGTCTTATTCTGACCGGCATTGGAGCATCTTTATATTACAGATATTTTAATCTTGAAGGTCTTGCCGCTCTTGCGCTTCTGGCGTCTTTATACGCATTGATAAATCATGCTTTTTTTAAAAGCCTTCTTTTTATGGGCGCAGGAAATGTCGAATATGAAACGGACAGTCATGATATGGATAAATTCGGCGGTCTGCTGCAAACTATGCGATTAACCGGAATTTTAGTGTTTATAGGGGTATTATCGGCAGCGGCTATGCCTCCTTTAAACGGATTTGTTTCAGAATGGCTTAATCTGGAAGTGGTTTTTTTAGGTTTTAATATACACAGTATTTTGCCGAGGATAGTGCTTTTTTCGGCAGGTGCGGTTTTAGCGCTCAGCGCTGCAATGGCGATAGCCAACTATGTGAAACTTTACGGCATAACCTTCCTTAGTTCAGCAAGGTCGAAAAAGGCGATGAAAGCTAAGGAAGTTCCGTTATTAATGAATATTGCCATTTTAATTCCGGTGCTCCTCAGCATATCGTTATCTGCTTTTATGTTTTTTTATACTCCTTTCATGTCTAGAGTATCAAACTTGATTTATCATATAAATATAAATGATAAAATAATGCATAATTATATTTTTATCCCGTATTATAATACTTTTTCTGCGTCTAGTCCGGTTTACCTATTTTTTGTATCAATAATCCTGTTAATTGTTTTATATATAATTTACCGTTATTTGCTTAAACCTGAAAAAAGATATGTAAAATATGCCTGGACGGGAGGAACCGAAAGCTCAAACCAGCATGCGCAAATTTCTGCTTTAGGTTTTTCAAACGCAATAAGGATAATGTTTAATATTGTTTATAAATCGAGGCAGAGAATTGAAACGAGGACGATAAAAACTTTGTATGCCGATACGAATTCTGATTCTGGCATAGACGCGGATAATGCGGACAATAGAGGCTTGCACGCCGGTACAAAAAATCCTTTCCCTTATGCTTCTTTTTATCACGATTCAAGCGGATACGGTTCTTACATATTCCCCCTGTTAGAATATTATCTTTATATGCCGGTTATAAAATTTTTTAACCGTCTAAGTTCCTTGACTACTTCAAGACTGCAGAACGGTTCATTAAACGTGTATATATTTTATATATTTTTCGTATTTCTTGCAGCGCTGTTTATAGTGATAATTTAATGTTTAATATTAAAATAAATGTCCATAATTTCACCGTCGTTTAAATTTCTTTTTATATCTATAGATTTTTGTCTGACGGCAGATAAAATATCTTTAGCTTCCGTTTCATTTATAGCGATGCCCATTTTTTTTAATTTGAATTTAATAATAGATGTGCCGCTGTGTTTTCCGGCTAATAATTTTCTTTTGAGTCCAACTTCTTCCGGCTGATACGGTTCATAATTTATCGGGTTTTTAATAATGCCGTCCGTATGAATACCTGCTTCATGATGAAAAATATTTCTGCCGAGGATAGGTTTGTTCACCGGAATAGGTCTTTTAGTGATTTTTGCTATAATTTCGGCAAGTTTTTTTACTTTCTTAAAATCAAAATCTATTTCTTTTTTTTCTATAAATTTAAAATAAGCAATAACTTCTTCTAAAGCGCAATTCCCGGTTCTTTCTCCTATACCCGCAATGCTGCCTGAGACAAAGTCGGCTCCGGCTTCTATAGCCGCTACAGAATTTCCTGTCGCCATGCCTAAATCGTTATGAGCATGTATTTCAATTGCTATTTGTTTAAACTTAGACTTTATAAGTTTTATATTCTTATATATTTCAAGAGGATTTAAAATGCCGACTGTATCGGAATATCTGTATTTATAAGCACCTTCGCTTTCCGCAATATTTATTATTTCATAAAGATTGTCTTTATCAGCTCTTGACGAATCTTCGCCTCCTACGGAAAATACGACTTGTTCCTTTATTAAAATGCGGCAAATATTAATTAAAGTTTTTTTTACATAATCAAAATCTTTATTAATTTTATACTGCATATGGATATCTGATATAGGTATAGAAATATGAACATAGCGCATTCCAATATCAAGCGATGCTTTAACATCGTCTATATTAGCTCTGTTCCATGATATAATTTTTGCATTTAAACCTAAGGAATTAATGGTTTTTACGGCGTCCTTCTCTTCTCCGCCCATTATAGGAATGCCTGCTTCTATTTCATTTACGCCGATTTCATCAAGCATTTTTGCAATGATTATTTTTTCATTATATGAAAAGATAACCCCGGCAGTCTGTTCTCCATCCCTGAGGGTTGTATCGTTTATCAAAAAATTGCCGTGTTTTTTATCTTTTGATTTTTTCATAAAATTTTGTGCAATAAAATTATTATATTTATATATGATATATCTTGCGCTTAAACAATTCCATCTATTATTCTGATTTATAATATAACACGTAATTAATAGCATAAAATATGCCAGCGCACATATAGAATTTAAAGGTCTTTCCCGTCTTTTATGAATAATTGTAGATTTTATATTGATGTAAAATTAATCATTAACAAATATTATGCACAAAAATTAGGCATATTATTTGTTAATTTTGTAATAATAACAAGACATTTGATGCTTTCCAATTAATTTATTAATTTTTTAAAATAGTTTAATTGCATGGCATGGCATAAGAGAGCATTTATTATTATAGTAAATTATATAAGTGATTATTTTCTAATTTATGATTATTATTTTTATTTGGCATAATTTATGCATTGTAATAAATAACGATAAAAAATAATGGGATTAAGATTAATAAACATAAAAACATAATAAACATAAAAGCATTAATAAAATAACTATAGAAATTTTAATATTTTTTAATAGTTATATTTATTTGATATTTAACACGTAACGCATGATAAAAAATTAAAAAACTAATTATTTTTTTGGAGGGAAACAAAAATGAGACAGATTGCAATTTACGGAAAAGGCGGCATAGGCAAATCCACAACAACGCAGAATACTTTAGCTGCTTTAGCCGAGCGCGGCAAAAAAATAATGCTTGTAGGATGCGATCCTAAGGCTGATTCAACAAGGCTTTTATTAGGCGGCGCGACTCAGGAAACCGTTTTAAATTCTGTTAAGGATGTCGGTCAGGAAAATGTTACGGAAGAAGACGTCTTCAGAATAGGATTTGGCGGAGTCAGATGTGTTGAATCAGGCGGACCGGAACCAGGCGTCGGATGTGCGGGCAGAGGCATTATTACTTCTATTACAACATTAGAACAGCTTGGAGCATACGAGAAAGAACTTGATTATGTATTTTATGATGTTCTGGGTGATGTTGTATGCGGCGGCTTCGCAATGCCAATAAGGGAAGGGTATGCAAAAGAAATATATATAGTCTGCAGCGGAGAACTTATGGCGTTATATGCTGCAAATAATATAGCCAAAGGTGTTTTAAAATTTGCAAATTCGGGCGGAGTCAGAGTAGGCGGATTAATTTGCAATTCAAGAAATGTTGATAATGAGAAGGATATGGTTGAAGCTTTTGCAAAGAAACTGGGTACTCAATTGATACATTTTATCCCAAGGGATAATGTTGTCCAGAGAGCTGAAATAAAAAAGAAAACT
This genomic stretch from Candidatus Acididesulfobacter guangdongensis harbors:
- the aksA gene encoding homoaconitate hydratase (in Methanococcus jannaschii this protein catalyzes the condensation of alpha-ketoglutarate and acetyl-CoA to form trans-homoaconitate; functions in alphaketosuberate synthesis which is a precursor in coenzyme B and biotin synthesis), with the protein product MLLITCYIINQNNRWNCLSARYIIYKYNNFIAQNFMKKSKDKKHGNFLINDTTLRDGEQTAGVIFSYNEKIIIAKMLDEIGVNEIEAGIPIMGGEEKDAVKTINSLGLNAKIISWNRANIDDVKASLDIGMRYVHISIPISDIHMQYKINKDFDYVKKTLINICRILIKEQVVFSVGGEDSSRADKDNLYEIINIAESEGAYKYRYSDTVGILNPLEIYKNIKLIKSKFKQIAIEIHAHNDLGMATGNSVAAIEAGADFVSGSIAGIGERTGNCALEEVIAYFKFIEKKEIDFDFKKVKKLAEIIAKITKRPIPVNKPILGRNIFHHEAGIHTDGIIKNPINYEPYQPEEVGLKRKLLAGKHSGTSIIKFKLKKMGIAINETEAKDILSAVRQKSIDIKRNLNDGEIMDIYFNIKH
- the nifH gene encoding nitrogenase iron protein, producing MRQIAIYGKGGIGKSTTTQNTLAALAERGKKIMLVGCDPKADSTRLLLGGATQETVLNSVKDVGQENVTEEDVFRIGFGGVRCVESGGPEPGVGCAGRGIITSITTLEQLGAYEKELDYVFYDVLGDVVCGGFAMPIREGYAKEIYIVCSGELMALYAANNIAKGVLKFANSGGVRVGGLICNSRNVDNEKDMVEAFAKKLGTQLIHFIPRDNVVQRAEIKKKTVIEHETGAKQADVYRELARKIEENEMFVIPTPMAMQELEDLMMEYGFMEEYERTTEAAAAAAAAAK